Proteins encoded together in one Anaerotignum propionicum DSM 1682 window:
- a CDS encoding minor capsid protein — protein sequence MNNKAYWAERMENALKLSEKQVTRPLKLLYRKAFKNIRTELLNIWLDMAGEGEISQSALYQRNRMSNLQALLSKELRKLGETNIEYMQTSLYNTFRNGYESMDKFLGIKGTFSFMDEQVAKQIVSQNYKGANFSERIWIDMDKLRLQIEDSITKSALQGKDVRKVAKVLQERMNVAYSSSKRITVTETGRIFNESARQKAMDRGYNSYSILIEPDACDDCVREFTGKHFNINESVLPLHPHCHCTILIDIN from the coding sequence ATGAACAATAAAGCTTATTGGGCTGAAAGAATGGAGAATGCGCTTAAGCTATCTGAAAAGCAAGTGACACGTCCACTAAAATTATTGTATCGGAAAGCCTTTAAAAATATCAGAACTGAGTTACTTAATATTTGGCTTGATATGGCTGGTGAGGGTGAAATATCCCAATCAGCCTTATATCAGAGAAATAGAATGTCCAACTTACAAGCATTACTTTCCAAAGAATTAAGGAAGCTTGGAGAAACCAACATAGAGTATATGCAAACAAGCCTATATAATACTTTTCGCAATGGGTATGAAAGCATGGATAAATTTCTTGGTATCAAGGGTACATTCTCTTTTATGGATGAACAGGTAGCAAAGCAAATTGTCAGTCAAAATTATAAGGGTGCAAATTTTTCAGAACGTATATGGATTGATATGGATAAATTACGCTTGCAGATTGAGGATAGCATTACTAAGTCAGCATTACAGGGGAAAGACGTAAGAAAAGTTGCAAAGGTATTGCAGGAAAGAATGAATGTGGCATATTCCAGTAGCAAAAGGATTACAGTAACGGAAACTGGACGTATATTTAATGAATCTGCAAGGCAAAAAGCTATGGACAGGGGATATAACAGTTATAGCATTTTAATTGAACCTGATGCTTGTGATGATTGTGTGAGAGAGTTTACAGGGAAGCATTTTAATATAAATGAGAGTGTACTTCCTCTGCATCCCCATTGCCATTGCACCATATTAATTGATATTAATTAG
- a CDS encoding phage portal protein: MYYLDKNTALTIERIEKYIDDFKFRYQPRLLKNKRYFDCKNDKIMNRTFKDFSKPNNKIASPWAEYTTTLISGYFAGKPVTYDTQSEELKSILTSYAVKEVSHNQSIAKDCSIYGIAAELLFINADKQVQFEKIEPSTVIPIYSTDITKELNYCIRFWDSTDILTNETTTTIEVYDSREVTYYKKSVNGTVRTGQESHYFREVPINIYYNNEDLTGDAEKVHHLIDGYDISLSDTANFREELNDSYLLAINTGLANEDIYAMKQNRIIAVDGIGEGQQASISFLNKDSNDTENENYKNRLASDIKMFSCISELENKSHTTATQAKLSMLSLEQKCAIKETFFRKALLNRWEMVCNYYTLLGSSISIDDLKITFLRNIPLDLVSIGDFVAKMAPYISKRSLISQIPFISDIDGELSAIEHENAINSYEEDILSGDDNEQ, from the coding sequence TTGTATTACCTAGATAAAAACACAGCATTAACCATAGAACGTATTGAAAAGTACATAGATGATTTCAAGTTCCGTTATCAGCCGAGACTATTGAAAAACAAGCGATATTTTGATTGCAAGAACGATAAAATTATGAACCGTACTTTTAAGGACTTCAGTAAACCTAATAATAAAATTGCTTCCCCTTGGGCTGAATATACCACTACATTGATTAGTGGCTACTTTGCTGGTAAGCCAGTGACCTATGACACACAAAGCGAAGAATTGAAATCTATTTTAACTTCATATGCAGTAAAGGAAGTTTCGCATAACCAGAGCATTGCAAAGGATTGCTCAATTTATGGTATAGCTGCGGAGCTCCTTTTTATTAACGCAGATAAACAGGTACAATTTGAGAAAATTGAGCCTAGCACTGTAATTCCTATTTATTCTACGGATATTACCAAAGAATTGAATTATTGTATTCGCTTTTGGGATAGTACAGATATTCTTACAAATGAAACTACGACTACTATTGAAGTGTATGACAGTAGAGAAGTAACATACTATAAGAAGTCTGTAAATGGGACAGTACGAACAGGTCAAGAGAGCCACTATTTCAGAGAAGTTCCCATTAATATTTACTATAATAATGAGGATTTAACAGGGGATGCGGAAAAGGTACATCATTTAATTGATGGTTATGATATTAGTCTATCAGATACCGCAAATTTCAGAGAAGAATTGAATGATTCCTATTTGCTTGCGATTAATACTGGTTTAGCTAATGAGGATATTTATGCCATGAAGCAGAATCGAATTATTGCAGTAGATGGAATTGGAGAAGGACAACAAGCAAGCATTTCATTTTTAAATAAGGATTCCAACGATACCGAGAATGAAAATTATAAGAATCGCCTTGCAAGTGATATTAAGATGTTCTCTTGTATCAGTGAGTTGGAAAACAAATCTCATACAACGGCGACACAAGCAAAATTGTCTATGTTGTCTCTTGAGCAGAAATGTGCTATCAAGGAAACCTTTTTCCGCAAAGCATTATTGAACCGTTGGGAAATGGTATGCAATTATTATACTCTTTTAGGGAGTAGTATTTCTATTGATGATTTAAAAATTACGTTCCTTAGAAATATTCCCTTAGATTTAGTAAGTATCGGTGATTTTGTGGCTAAAATGGCACCTTATATTAGCAAGCGTTCGCTAATTTCACAAATTCCGTTTATTTCAGATATTGATGGGGAATTGTCTGCAATAGAGCATGAAAACGCTATTAATTCATATGAGGAAGATATTTTAAGTGGTGATGATAATGAACAATAA
- a CDS encoding PBSX family phage terminase large subunit yields MNITIDKNIFNPVYSPYLTDYSNRYEVYYGGRGSGKTKFIFQKLLHKSLSNKRRILCMMKTTNAIKQGIWRELMDLLDEWQIRKLGKVEINRSDMTVKLPNGSEFIFKGLDNEEKAKGISEISDLYLDEANLFSQDDFIALNGSIRSRKYKNLQVLISFNPMSKSNWIYSYFGFDTETVPKNTTILHTTYRDNKFLPDTYHDEVLLPIKERNPRLYNILANGLFQTTDKLIFSNWEVQNFDMHELVQNNNELHTCTGMDFGFSNDPTTVILSLVDEKTKTLYICDEIYKKGMLNTDIAREVKEKGWHKNVIVADCANPKDITDLRRMGIDRIRKCRKGKDSILHGINKLQEYKIIVHKKCENTILELDNYTWEKNKQTGEYINVPIDDFNHAIDALRYSIQSIKKKANILTARL; encoded by the coding sequence ATGAATATAACAATAGACAAAAATATATTTAACCCCGTATACTCCCCATACTTAACAGATTATTCAAACAGATATGAAGTCTATTATGGTGGCAGAGGTTCGGGCAAAACAAAATTCATATTTCAGAAATTACTTCATAAATCCCTATCTAATAAGCGCCGTATTCTTTGCATGATGAAAACAACCAATGCAATTAAACAAGGTATCTGGCGAGAATTAATGGACTTACTGGACGAATGGCAGATAAGAAAATTAGGCAAAGTGGAAATCAATCGTTCCGATATGACAGTGAAATTGCCCAATGGGAGTGAGTTTATTTTCAAAGGGTTGGACAATGAAGAAAAAGCAAAAGGTATCTCAGAAATTTCAGATTTATATTTGGATGAAGCAAATTTATTTTCACAGGATGATTTTATTGCGCTGAATGGTTCTATCCGTTCCAGAAAATATAAAAATCTGCAAGTGCTAATTTCCTTTAATCCAATGAGTAAGTCAAACTGGATTTATTCTTACTTTGGCTTCGATACCGAAACAGTACCCAAAAATACAACAATATTACATACAACCTATCGGGACAATAAATTCCTACCCGACACATACCATGATGAAGTTTTGCTTCCCATAAAAGAAAGAAATCCAAGGCTATATAATATTCTTGCGAACGGCTTATTTCAAACAACGGACAAGCTTATTTTTAGCAATTGGGAAGTACAAAATTTTGACATGCATGAGTTAGTTCAGAATAACAATGAATTACATACTTGTACAGGAATGGACTTTGGTTTCAGCAATGACCCGACAACGGTTATTTTATCACTGGTGGATGAAAAGACGAAAACTTTATATATCTGTGATGAAATTTATAAAAAAGGTATGCTAAATACTGACATTGCAAGGGAAGTCAAAGAAAAAGGATGGCATAAAAATGTTATTGTCGCAGATTGTGCGAATCCGAAGGATATTACTGATTTGCGGAGAATGGGCATAGATAGAATTCGTAAATGTCGCAAGGGAAAAGATAGTATTCTTCATGGGATTAATAAGTTGCAAGAGTATAAAATTATTGTCCATAAGAAATGTGAAAATACTATTTTAGAACTGGATAACTATACTTGGGAAAAAAATAAGCAGACAGGGGAATATATCAATGTTCCGATTGATGATTTTAACCATGCGATTGATGCCCTACGTTATTCCATCCAGTCCATAAAGAAAAAAGCTAATATATTAACAGCACGATTGTAA
- a CDS encoding phBC6A51 family helix-turn-helix protein, translated as MPKNRDKDGKYIPATGLTKQQTEAIYLIVYEGKQGKGVYEAIGVSPSTYYDWYKQDLFSQELEKERKVMRRQFKNKAWKRLGDVLENASYRDVMPAIRMVLEDDESSFYLNNKLEVNQNTTETITIKLVDDSEDVD; from the coding sequence ATGCCAAAAAATAGAGATAAAGATGGAAAATATATTCCTGCAACAGGTTTAACCAAACAACAAACAGAAGCTATTTATTTGATTGTTTATGAGGGGAAACAGGGTAAAGGAGTTTATGAGGCTATAGGAGTTTCTCCAAGTACATATTACGATTGGTACAAGCAAGATTTATTTAGTCAAGAGTTGGAAAAAGAAAGAAAAGTAATGAGAAGACAATTTAAGAATAAAGCTTGGAAAAGACTAGGAGATGTATTGGAGAATGCAAGTTATAGAGATGTGATGCCAGCTATAAGAATGGTGCTGGAAGATGATGAGAGTAGTTTCTACTTAAACAATAAGTTGGAAGTCAACCAAAATACCACAGAAACTATTACAATTAAGCTTGTAGATGATAGTGAAGATGTCGATTAA
- a CDS encoding M15 family metallopeptidase, whose protein sequence is MSDITKPCRDIQELSPLAQIACNLFRDECKKVGLIVCITETYRPQQRQNWLYEQGRTRAGNVVTWTKNSRHTSRMAWDICKNVKGQEYSDSAFFSKCGEIAKRLGITWGGTWSTPDKPHFEINKSWKAPVMEDDEVVEKDKLIVNGKEFTVELIRKDGTTYIKTRDIAEVLGLKVGSKGKIPVINR, encoded by the coding sequence ATGAGTGACATAACTAAGCCTTGTAGAGACATTCAAGAGTTGTCTCCACTGGCTCAAATAGCCTGTAATCTGTTCCGAGACGAGTGCAAAAAGGTTGGATTGATTGTTTGCATTACAGAAACTTATCGTCCGCAGCAACGGCAAAACTGGCTATATGAGCAAGGCAGAACTAGGGCAGGAAATGTGGTTACATGGACAAAAAATAGTAGGCATACTAGTAGAATGGCTTGGGATATTTGCAAAAATGTTAAGGGGCAAGAGTATTCTGATAGTGCTTTCTTCTCCAAGTGCGGAGAGATTGCAAAGCGTTTAGGTATCACTTGGGGCGGCACATGGAGTACACCAGATAAGCCACATTTTGAGATTAATAAAAGCTGGAAAGCACCAGTAATGGAGGACGACGAGGTGGTTGAGAAGGATAAGTTGATTGTTAATGGTAAGGAATTTACTGTTGAATTGATTCGTAAGGATGGAACTACTTATATTAAGACAAGGGACATTGCCGAGGTGCTAGGGTTGAAAGTTGGAAGCAAGGGAAAAATTCCTGTGATTAACAGATGA
- a CDS encoding DUF5659 domain-containing protein — MNKNFKVIHSLQLMMHLVRNGFNVSKVTDAYPKQGEEKSKYKVFLFENTPELNECCLMFKK; from the coding sequence ATGAATAAAAATTTTAAAGTCATTCATAGCCTACAATTAATGATGCACTTAGTTAGAAATGGATTCAATGTATCAAAAGTAACAGATGCCTACCCTAAACAGGGTGAAGAGAAATCAAAGTATAAGGTATTTCTATTTGAGAATACACCAGAATTGAATGAATGTTGTTTGATGTTTAAGAAATAG
- a CDS encoding DUF3102 domain-containing protein produces the protein MENLTVRNLEVIENEIIQLKEQTARNIILIGKALIEAKSQLNHGTWGIWLEEKFDFTQRTANKFMQLATTFNVSNSNSLSNLGQTKLFLLMDLPDEKRDAFIEENDIESITTRELKEKIKNVKNIINQDERDYNSYQVKVSELKEFPNHTKYFPNIVGEQYINFLRSIETSGVIESIIITQDKMIVSGHQRVRACKDLGIETIPARYFYYDKKGNDSYEKELFSWFCIGNCMCGQMDYYREAKKHLDEMK, from the coding sequence ATGGAAAATTTAACAGTAAGAAATTTAGAGGTAATTGAAAATGAAATCATCCAACTGAAAGAACAAACAGCACGCAATATTATTTTAATTGGTAAAGCATTAATTGAAGCTAAGAGCCAGTTAAATCATGGTACATGGGGTATTTGGTTAGAAGAAAAGTTTGATTTTACACAAAGAACAGCAAACAAATTTATGCAGTTGGCAACTACATTTAATGTGTCAAATTCGAATTCGCTTTCCAATTTGGGGCAGACGAAACTATTTTTACTTATGGATTTACCAGATGAAAAAAGAGATGCGTTTATAGAGGAAAATGACATTGAGAGTATAACCACTAGGGAATTGAAAGAAAAAATCAAAAATGTAAAAAATATTATCAATCAAGATGAAAGAGATTACAACTCATATCAAGTTAAAGTTTCAGAATTAAAAGAATTTCCTAACCACACAAAATATTTCCCTAACATTGTAGGGGAGCAATATATTAATTTCCTAAGAAGTATTGAAACATCAGGAGTTATTGAATCAATTATAATTACTCAAGATAAAATGATTGTTTCTGGACATCAACGTGTTAGAGCTTGTAAAGATTTAGGGATTGAAACTATTCCAGCTAGATACTTTTATTATGATAAAAAAGGAAATGATTCATATGAAAAAGAATTATTTTCTTGGTTTTGTATTGGTAATTGTATGTGTGGTCAAATGGATTATTACAGAGAAGCTAAAAAACATTTAGATGAAATGAAATAA
- a CDS encoding Arc family DNA-binding protein: MAVQQNPYPLRIDKNTMDKFKIIAKENGRSVNKEIEILLKNVISEYEAEHGKIEIDEDELYKKK, from the coding sequence ATGGCAGTTCAACAAAATCCTTACCCTTTAAGAATTGATAAAAATACAATGGATAAATTTAAGATTATAGCAAAAGAAAATGGACGTTCTGTAAATAAAGAGATTGAAATATTATTGAAGAATGTTATTTCCGAATATGAAGCTGAACATGGGAAAATTGAAATAGATGAAGATGAGCTATATAAAAAAAAATAG
- a CDS encoding tyrosine-type recombinase/integrase produces the protein MKKISLNQNEPITMSECFEQYIVRCKVRNLSEKTLDIYRVHFSVLEKYSIAADWSLSTINLLKIDGFILYLRERGCNDITVQSYLRDLRAFFYFCMDNEWIPQFKIKLPKADKKIKETYTDEELKVLLKKPNLKNTDFTEYKTWVYSNYLLATGNRISSALDIKIRDLDFNNQLIQMNTSKNRKAQIIPMSDSLAVILKEYLNYRKGTSDDYLFCNSFGGKSDLRTYQEMLVKYNRSRGVIKTSSHLYRHTFAKKWILNGGDIFRLQKLLGHSDLTVVKEYVNMFSKDLSLNYSQFNPLDTLEINQNKTRIHIESKRR, from the coding sequence ATGAAAAAAATTAGCCTTAATCAGAATGAACCTATTACCATGTCAGAATGTTTTGAGCAATATATTGTTCGCTGTAAAGTAAGAAATTTGTCTGAAAAAACATTAGATATTTACAGGGTTCATTTTTCTGTACTAGAGAAATATTCAATAGCAGCAGATTGGAGTTTAAGCACTATTAATTTATTGAAAATAGATGGTTTTATCCTTTATTTAAGAGAAAGAGGTTGTAATGATATTACTGTGCAATCTTATTTAAGAGATTTAAGGGCATTTTTTTATTTTTGTATGGATAATGAGTGGATACCGCAATTTAAAATTAAACTCCCCAAGGCTGATAAGAAAATAAAAGAAACATACACAGATGAAGAATTAAAAGTATTACTTAAGAAACCTAACCTTAAAAATACTGATTTTACGGAGTACAAGACTTGGGTGTATTCTAATTATTTATTAGCTACTGGAAATAGAATTTCTTCAGCGTTAGATATAAAGATACGCGATTTGGATTTTAACAACCAATTAATTCAGATGAATACAAGTAAAAATAGAAAAGCCCAGATAATTCCTATGTCGGATAGTTTAGCTGTTATCTTAAAGGAATATCTTAACTACAGAAAGGGTACTAGTGATGATTATTTATTTTGCAATTCTTTTGGAGGAAAATCAGATTTGCGTACCTATCAAGAAATGCTTGTTAAATACAATAGAAGTAGGGGAGTAATAAAAACATCCTCTCATTTATATCGTCATACATTTGCAAAAAAATGGATTCTTAATGGCGGTGATATTTTTCGCTTACAAAAGCTATTAGGGCACAGTGATTTAACGGTAGTAAAAGAATATGTAAATATGTTTAGCAAAGATTTATCGTTGAATTACAGCCAATTTAATCCACTGGATACACTGGAAATTAACCAGAATAAAACACGAATTCATATAGAGAGTAAACGTAGGTAA
- a CDS encoding lysine exporter LysO family protein codes for MSIAILIVLALGILGGMYMPMEIAAFLDEASSFMLLILLFSVGIDLGLNRQVFSQVRQLGFRILLIPLGVILGSLCGGAIAALITQMHFKEGMAITAGLGWYSLSGIILTNAGNPVGGTISFLSNVFREMLTFILIPFLVKYLNSYSAIAPAGATAMDTTLGMISKHTDGKTAVIAFMSGITCTLLVPVLIQFFL; via the coding sequence GTATATGCCTATGGAGATAGCAGCTTTTTTAGATGAAGCATCTTCTTTTATGCTTTTGATATTATTATTTTCAGTTGGCATAGATTTGGGGCTAAATCGTCAAGTTTTTAGTCAGGTGCGCCAATTGGGCTTTCGCATTCTCCTGATTCCTCTCGGTGTAATTTTAGGTTCCTTGTGTGGTGGTGCCATTGCAGCACTGATTACCCAGATGCATTTTAAAGAAGGAATGGCAATTACCGCAGGCTTGGGTTGGTACAGCTTATCTGGAATCATTTTAACAAATGCGGGAAATCCTGTTGGAGGAACCATATCCTTTTTATCTAACGTATTTCGTGAAATGCTTACCTTTATTCTAATTCCTTTTTTGGTGAAATACTTAAATTCTTATAGTGCCATTGCGCCAGCAGGGGCGACAGCTATGGATACTACTTTGGGGATGATTAGTAAACATACTGATGGCAAGACGGCTGTCATTGCTTTTATGAGTGGAATCACTTGCACGTTGCTTGTGCCTGTTTTAATACAATTTTTTCTGTAG